In Sphaeramia orbicularis chromosome 10, fSphaOr1.1, whole genome shotgun sequence, the following proteins share a genomic window:
- the LOC115426836 gene encoding 5-hydroxytryptamine receptor 4-like: protein MVSIPGTNTTDNLSLPTTDDSDSAPLQTTAVKVCVTCLLLPIPIFAILGNLFIMVAVARFQSLQTATNAFVVSLAVADFLVAVLVMPFSLVRSVDSWHFGHCFCQVHFMLDITLCTSSIFNLSCVALDRYIAVCDPLHYLTRMPPRRVVLLLVLCWILPLILSCLCVFLGMYNQTPPAALKNNTKEDAQTCQALFYVPYAFVSSAVSFFIPMGFILFAYGKIFMAAQRQVKWILAIEHQTVQYQMNQMRSESSREVQTHIERHSLKKERKAARTLGLIVGVFLFCWLPFFCVNLIYPLCGYNANSLVLEAFIWLGYTNSSLNPFIYATFNRDYRRAFVLMLGCASLRTWLRPGFTNSHFQQTQHVANLETISR, encoded by the coding sequence ATGGTTTCAATCCCAGGGACTAACACTACAGACAACCTCAGCCTTCCAACTACAGACGACAGTGATTCAGCTCCACTCCAAACCACCGCTGTTAAAGTCTGTGTGACCTGCCTGCTCCTGCCCATCCCTATCTTTGCCATCTTGGGGAATCTTTTCATCATGGTTGCAGTGGCACGTTTCCAAAGCCTCCAAACTGCCACCAATGCTTTTGTTGTGTCCTTAGCAGTGGCAGACTTTCTGGTTGCTGTGCTGGTGATGCCTTTCAGCCTGGTTCGTTCTGTCGACAGCTGGCACTTCGGACACTGCTTCTGCCAAGTCCATTTTATGCTGGATATTACTCTGTGTACATCATCCATTTTTAATCTCAGTTGCGTGGCACTGGACCGGTACATAGCAGTGTGTGACCCGCTGCACTACCTGACTCGAATGCCTCCCAGACGTGTGGTCTTGTTGCTGGTTCTCTGCTGGATTCTGCCCCTCATCTTGTCCTGTCTTTGTGTGTTCCTGGGCATGTACAATCAAACACCCCCTGCTGCGTTAAAGAATAACACAAAGGAGGATGCACAGACCTGTCAAGCCTTATTTTATGTCCCTTATGCCTTTGTGTCCTCTGCTGTGTCATTTTTCATCCCCATGGGTTTCATCCTCTTTGCCTATGGGAAGATTTTCATGGCTGCCCAGAGACAAGTGAAGTGGATCCTTGCCATTGAGCACCAAACTGTGCAGTATCAGATGAACCAGATGAGATCTGAATCCTCCAGAGAAGTCCAGACTCACATTGAAAGACATTCTCTGAAGAAGGAAAGGAAGGCTGCTAGGACACTGGGTTTGATAGTGGGGGTTTTCCTCTTCTGTTGGCTTCCTTTCTTCTGTGTAAACCTGATCTATCCTCTGTGTGGCTACAATGCCAACTCCCTGGTCCTGGAGGCCTTCATATGGCTGGGATACACTAACTCGTCTCTGAACCCTTTCATCTATGCTACATTCAACCGGGATTATCGTCGTGCATTTGTGCTCATGTTGGGCTGTGCGTCACTGCGAACATGGTTAAGACCAGGTTTCACAAACTCCCATTTTCAGCAAACACAACATGTAGCAAACCTTGAAACCATTTCAAGATGA
- the LOC115427662 gene encoding gastrotropin-like, with the protein MDFSGKYELESQENYEAFLEAIGLLSAKTDEKVITEVVQDGNNFTWTQSIPNWSWSNTFTVGQECELVTMTGAKFKAPVTLEGGIISIQFPQYHFTAQITDDKLVMNCVTPGEKGVTFKRLNKRI; encoded by the exons ATGGATTTCAGTGGGAAATATGAGCTGGAGAGTCAAGAAAACTACGAGGCATTTCTAGAAGCAATTG GGCTTCTCAGTGCCAAGACGGACGAGAAAGTGATAACCGAGGTGGTCCAGGATGGAAATAACTTCACCTGGACACAGTCGATCCCTAACTGGTCTTGGTCCAACACATTCACGGTTGGACAGGAATGTGAGCTGGTCACAATGACAGGAGCCAAGTTCAAG GCCCCCGTCACTTTAGAGGGCGGCATCATTTCCATACAGTTTCCTCAATACCACTTCACTGCACAGATCACTGACGATAAGCTTGTAATG AATTGCGTAACTCCAGGAGAAAAGGGTGTGACTTTCAAGAGACTTAATAAGAGGATCTAA